A region of the Ascaphus truei isolate aAscTru1 unplaced genomic scaffold, aAscTru1.hap1 HAP1_SCAFFOLD_2083, whole genome shotgun sequence genome:
tgtgttgtgtcattgtgttacctctctgggctgtgTTGTCattgtgttacctgtctgtgctgtgttgtgtcattgtgttacctgtgtcttcctcagagggtttgataTGGGGAATCACTTCTGTGAGTGGATGTATAATTATCAGCACAGCGAGTGGCCGTTCTACCAAGCACAACTGAACAACTACCCCACCCGGGGGCAACAGGTACACAACTACCCAGGGGCAACAGGTACACAACAAGCCAGGGGCAACAGGTACACAACTACCCCACCCGGGGGCAACATGTACACAACTACCCCACCCGGGGGCAACATGTACACAACTACACCACCCGGGGGCAACAGGTACGCAATTACCCATCCGTGGGTAAAAGGTAAACAACTATCCCACCTGGGGTGCAACAGGTACACAACTACACCACCAGGGCAATAGTACACAGCTACCTGAATACCTACCCCGACCCGGAGGCAGCAGGTAGATAACTACCTCCCATACCTCCACCCCTTGAGGGCAAAAAGTACACAACTACCACGTGTCGAAGAGCATCAGTTTCTTATTATAACTCCCTGCCCAggataagcccccccccccctctcttctctcccccccactctcttctctccccccctcgcttctctccccccctctcttctctcccccccactctcttctctcccccctcctctcttctctcccccccctctcttctctcccccccctctccctcgtctctgtgcccaggacaacccccccccccactctcttctctcccccccctctcttctctcccccccctctcttctctcccccccgcctctccctctctcgtctCCGTGCCCAggacaagccccccccccccctctgtgcccaggacaagaCGAGAAGTAACTCTgtgtaattctctctctctctccccccctcccccccccccccactcagctTCACTTTTTCCGCTCCTACCTGTTGGAGAAATATCCGGGTCTCAGTGATTCCGAACGTCGGGTTCAGGAGGAGGCGATGGTCCTTGAAGTGAACAGGTGAGGAGAGAAATCCGtaacctctcctctccccccatatcctcccccccccataacctcccctcccccccatactcctcccccccccaaaacctccccccccatatcctccACCCCGCTCTGCAGGACCCATATCCCCataacttcccctccccccccccgctctgcagGACCCATATCCCCataacttcccctcccccccccgctctgcagGACCCATATCCCCataacttcccctcccccccccccccccgctctgcagGACCCATATCCCCataacttcccctccccccccccccgctctgcagGACCCATATCCCCataacttcccctcccccccccccgctctgcagGACCCATATCCCCataacctcccctcccccccccgctctgcagGACCTATATCCCcataaccgccccccccccccactctgcagGACCCATATccccttaacctccccccccccccgtgtaacATTACAGCTgcctgttggtccaataaaatgtgtaattccccctcctccctctcccttaccccctcctcccccctacccctcctccccctcttacccttccctcctcaccccatcttaccctTTCttgcactccctcccccccccttgccctttcttacactccccctctctcccccctcaggtTTGCTTTGGCCTCACACTTTTTCTGGGGTCTCTGGTCCATTCTGCAGGCGAAAATGTCCACTATCGAATTTGGGTACCTGGTGAGTATCAAATACTCaccattattagtattattatttatttgcaaAGCGACAGCATATtctgcagtgcggtacaatggggggtacagagttatatatattacacacaccgcagcgcggtacaatgggggggtacagagttatatatattacacacaccgcagtgcggtacaatggggggtacagagttatatatattacacacaccgcagtgcggtacaatggggggtacagagttatatatatattacacacaccgcagcgcggtacaatggggggtacagagttatataatattacacacaccgcagtgcggtacaatggggggtacagagttatatatattatacacaccgcagtgcggtacaatggggggtacagagttatatatattacacacaccgcagtgcggtacaatggggggtacagagttatatatattacacacaccgcagcgcggtacaatgggggttacagagttatatatattacacacaccgcagtgcggtacaatgggggggtacagagttatatatatattacacacaccgcagtgcggtacaatgggaggtacagagttatatatattacacacaccgcagcgcggtacaatggggggtacagagttatatatatattacacacaccgcagcgcggtacaatggggggtacagagttatatatattacacacaccgcagtgcggtacaatggggggtacagagttatatatatattacacacaccgcagcgcggtacaatgggggatacagagttatatatatattacacacaccgcagcgcggtacaatgggggtacagagttatatatatattacacacaccgcagcgcggtacaatggggggtacagagttatatatattacacacaccgcagtgcggtacaatggggggtacagagttatatatatattacacacaccgcagtgcggtacaatggggggtacagagttatatatattacacacaccgcagtgcggtacaatggggggtacagagttatatatattacccacaccgcagtgcggtacaatggggggtacagagttatatatattacacacaccgcagcgcggtacaatggggggtacagagttatatatatattacacacaccgcagcgcggtacaatggggggtacagagttatatatattacacacaccgcagtgcggtacaatggggggtacagagttatatatattacacacaccgcagtgcggtacaatggggggtacagagttatatatattacacacaccgcagtgcggtacaatgggggtacagagttatatatatattacacacaccgcagcgcggtacaatggggggtacagagttatatatattacacacaccgcagcacggtacaatggggggtacagagttatatatattacacacaccgcagtgcggtacaatggggggtacagagttatatatattacacacaccgcagcgcggtacaatggggggtacagagttatatatattacacacaccgcagcgcggtacaatggggggtacagagttatatatattacacacaccgcagcgcggtacaatggggggtacagagttatatatatattacacacaccgcagtgcggtacaatgggaggTACAGAgttaatatatattacacacaccgcagtgcggtacaatggggggtacagagttatatatattacacacaccgcagtgcggtacaatggggggtacagagttatatatattacacacaccgcagtgcggtacaatggggggtacagagttatatataatattacacacaccgcagtgcggtacaatggggggtacagagttatatatatattacacacaccgcagtgcggtacaatggggggtacagagttatatatattacacacaccgcagtgcggtacaatggggggtacagagttatatatatattacacacaccgcagtgcggtacaatggggggtacagagttatagatatatattacacacaccgcagtgcggtacaatggggggtacagagttatatatattacacacaccgcagtgcggtacaatggggggtacagagttatatatatattacacacaccgcagtgcggtacaatggggggtacagagttatatatattacacacaccgcagtgcggtacaatggggggtacagagttatatatatattacacacaccgcagtgcggtacaatgggggtacagagttatatatattacacacaccgcagtgcggtacaatggggaggtacagagttatatatattacacacaccgcagcgcggtacaatggggggtacagagttatatatattacacacaccgcagtgcggtacaatggggggtacagagttatatatatattacacacaccgcagtgcggtacaatgggaggtacagagttatatatatattacacacaccgcagcgcggtacaatggggggtacagagttatatatatattacacacaccgcagcgcggtacaatggggggtacagagttatatatattacacacaccgcagcgcggtacaatgggaggtacagagttatatatatattacacacaccgcagtgcggtacaatggggggtacagagttatatatatattacacacaccgcagtgcggtacaatggggggtacagagttatatatattacacacaccgcagcgcggtacaatggggggtacagagttatatatattacacacaccgcagcgcggtacaatgggggtacagagttatatatattacacacaccgcagtgcggtacaatggggggtacagagttatatatatatattacacacaccgcagtgcggtacaatggggggtacagagttatatatattacacacacccgcagtgcggtacaatggggggtacagagttatatatattacacacaccgcagtgcggtacaatggggggtacagagttatatatatattacacacaccgcagcgcggtacaatgggggtacagagttatatatattacacacgaccgcagtgcggtacaatggggggtacagagttatatatattacacacaccgcagcgcggtacaatggggggtacagagttatatatatattacacacaccgcagcgcggtacaatgggagggtacagagttatatatattacacacaccgcagtgcggtacaatggggggtacagagttatatatattacacacaccgcagcgcggtacaatggggggtacagagttatatatattacacacaccgcagtgtcggtacaatgggggtacagagttatatataattacacacaccgcagtgcggtacaatggggggtacagagttatatatatattacacacaccgcagcgcggtacaatgggaggtacagagttatatatatattacacacaccgcagcgcggtacaatggggggtacagagttatatatattacacacaccgcagtgcggtacaatggggggtacagagttatatatattacacacaccgcagcgcggtacaatgggaggtacagagttatatatattacacacacaccgcagcgcggtacaatggggggtacagagttatatatattacacacaccgcagcgcggtacaatggggggtacagagttatatatatattacacacaccgcagcgcggtacaatggggggtacagagttatatatattacacacaccgcagtgcggtacaatggggggtacagagttatatatattacacacaccgcagcgcggtacaatggggggtacagagttatatatattacacacaccgcagcgcggtacaatggggggtacagagttatatatatattacacacaccgcagcgcggtacaatggggggtacagagttatatatattacacacaccgcagcgcggtacaatggggggtacagagttatatatatattacacacaccgcagtgcggtacaatggggggtacagagttatatatattacacacaccgcagcgcggtacaatggggggtacagagttatatatatattacacacaccgcagtgcggtacaatggggggtacagagttatatatattacacacaccgcagcgcggtacaatggggggtacagagttatatatatattacacacaccgcagcgcggtacaatggggggtacagagttatatatattacacacaccgcagtgcggtacaatgggaggtacagagttatatatattacacacaccgcagtgcggtacaatgggggggtacagagttatatatatattacacacaccgcagtgcggtacaatggggggtacagagttatatatattacacacaccgcagcgcggtacaatggggaggtacagagttatatatattacacacaccgcagcgcggtacaatgggggtacagagttatatatatattacacacaccgcagcgcggtacaatgggggggtacagagttatatatatattacacacaccgcagtgcggtacaatggggggtacagagttatatatatattacacacaccgcagcgcggtacaatggggggtacagagttatatatatattacacacaccgcagtgcggtacaatggggggtacagagttatatatattacacacaccgcagcgcggtacaatgggaggtacagagttatatatattatacacaccgcagtgcggtacaatgggggggtacagagttatatatatattacacacaccgcagtgcggtacaatgggaggtacagagttatatatatattacacacaccgcagcgcggtacaatggggggtacagagttatatatattacacacaccgcagtgcggtacaatggggggtacagagttatatatattacacacaccgcagtgcggtacaatggggggtacagagttatatatatattacacacaccgcagtgcggtacaatgggaggtacagagttatatatatattacacacaccgcagcgcggtacaatggggggtacagagttatatatattacacacaccgcagcgcgtacaatggggggtacagagttatatatatattacacacaccgcagtgcggtacaatggggggtacagagttatatatatattacacacaccgcagtgcggtacaatggggggtacagagttatatatatattacacacaccgcagcgcagtacaatggggggtacagagttatatatattacacacaccgcagcgcggtacaatgggggggtacagagttatatatattacacacaccgcagcgcggtacaatgggggtacagagttatatatatattacacacaccgcagcgcggtacaatggggggtacagagttatatatattacacacaccgcagtgcggtacaatggggggtacagagttatatatatattacacacatcgcagcgcggtacaatgggggtacagagttatatatatattacacacaccgcagcgcggtacaatggggggtacagagttatatatatattacacacaccgcagcgcagtacaatggggggtacagagttatatatattacacacaccgcagcgcggtacaatgggaggtacagagttatatatatattacacacaccgcagcgcggtacaatggggggtacagagttatatatattacacacaccgcagtgcggtacaatgggagggtacagagttatatatatattacacacaccgcagctgcggtacaatggggggtacagagttatatatatattacacacaccgcagtgcggtacaatggggggtacagagttatatatatattacacacaccgcagtgcggtacaatgggggggtacagagttatatatatattacacacaccgcagtgcggtacaatgggggggtacagagttatatatatattacacacaccgcagtgcggtacaatgggggggtacagagttatatatatattacacacaccgcagtgcggtacaatggggggtacagagttatatatattacacacaccgcagtgcggtacaatgggaggtacagagttatatatatattacacacaccgcagtgcggtacaatgggggggtacagagttatatatatattacacacaccgcagtgcggtacaatggggggtacagagttatatatatattacacacaccgcagcgcggtacaatggggggtacagagttatatatatattacacacaccgcagtgcggtacaatggggggtacagagttatatatattacacacaccgcagcgcggtacaatgggaggtacagagttatatatattatacaccaccgcagtgcggtacaatgggggggtacagagttatatatatattacacacaccgcagtgcggtacaatgggaggtacagagttatatatatattacacacaccgcagcgcggtacaatggggggtacagagttatatatattacacacaccgcagcgcggtacaatggggaggtacagagttatatatattacacacaccgcagtgc
Encoded here:
- the LOC142477426 gene encoding uncharacterized protein LOC142477426, whose protein sequence is NILLLSSRPPSDRLMLIDFEYSSYNYRGFDMGNHFCEWMYNYQHSEWPFYQAQLNNYPTRGQQLHFFRSYLLEKYPGLSDSERRVQEEAMVLEVNRFALASHFFWGLWSILQAKMSTIEFGYLVSIKYSPLLVLLFICKATAYSAVRYNGGYRVIYITHTAARVEAGCVKYGICGCLFAEDVSVQCAIGTYINIKVQKFYLRTATTEGEFNVHVVVVENIDEVPKPRGRTPPEDQHIIDVSQPQQHVLGKYDVFLREHNLPFPPAQEE